The genomic interval ACAAGAAGATAGATCGGTAGCCCTACTGGTCGAACGGACACTTGATCCGAACGATTTATAAATCGTCGATCCGGCCGATCAGCATCGACCTCAACAAACGTGCAACTATTCTCGAAACTCAGTTGCCGGGCGATGGAAGCACGACCCAACACGCTGCTGGGCTGAACAACATAGATCGCGTCAGAGTCATGATCCGCTGGAGCCGACAAAAACGTGATCTCGGGCAATGGGCTGGTTCCGTCTACGTCCTGATGAACGTGTCGATGATCAACACCATGGTTGTGCCCATGATTCGACTTGTACCCATGATTCGCGTCAGCTCCGCCACTCGCATCGTGGCAGTGGTGACCATGCGTGTGCCCAGAAGACGTATGCCCAGAAGACATATGTAGATGGGGGCGAGCTGAGTGGTCTTCCGGTTCGAGCAAACCGCTACCGGCATGTGAATGAGGCAACGTTTGCCCCAGCACAAACAGCGGAATCAGCAGAATGGCGGGAAGTCGGTTCAAACAAATGACTCAAAGAGTTGGAAATCTGGACGATTGAAGTATAGGCGGTCGAATCTTGACAGCCTAGTCCGGATTGTTCATGCGACTCAATACGGTCATCGCAACACGTTTGCGTGAAAAGGCTTGCGCTGGACTGCTCAATGTTTGGGGTTGAACTTGTTTTTTCAGTCCATGTTTTTGTTCCATGCATCGCAATCAAAGTGAGCCTCAGGCGCTAGCCGTGGGCCGGCACCACAATCCGCCTCAGACCCACGGCTAGCTCCTGAGGCTCACCGGGGGCCACCGGCTGCGTCGGCAGTAGGGCCATAAACTTGTGCAAACCCAAAAGACACAACACCAACCTTTGAGCAGTCCAGGCCTGCGCTGGACTGGCACGAAAACAGTCCGCGCACATCAGCCGGGCTAGTAAAGACGAGAAAAATGGCTGGTGCGATCAACTGGGACAGCCGACGGCTCGTTCCATTTGGGCGAGAGTACTGGCGAGGGTGGCTTGGGTTCGGGCCACTTGGACTTGCAGGGCAAGGAGTTCGCGGTAGGTTGCGACCAGGTCGGTAAAGTCAGCTTTCTTGTTTTGATAGTCGGCCGTGCTGAGCGTGAGAGTTTGTTCGGTGCGGGGAATGAGTCGCGTTCGCAGGAGTTCGAGCTGTTCGACCGCGGCGTACGCGGCGGCGACTTGGCGGCGAAGCGTGCCACGGAGACGATCGCGTTCGGCTTCGCGGCGCAGCGCCGTGCTGCTGCGATTGTGGGCCGCTTCGCTGATCCCAGCGTTGATCTTGTCTCGCCAAATCGGCAGCGTCACCCCGAGAGAGAAGTTGATATTGTCATGACCGTTGGCGACGGGGCTGATCACATCATGATCGTCACTGACAATCGAGTAGCCCAAGCCAAGCTGAAAGTCGGGGTACTGCTGCAAACAAGCAAGCGACTCCTTGGCTCTGTCGCGGGCTATTTCAGCAGCGAGTCCCTGCAGCGTCGGGTTGCAATGCTCTGCTTGCGCGATCAGCAACTCGATTTGCGGAACCACTTCGTCAACGTTGAGATCGTCGGTCGTTGAGACCGTGTCGTTCACTGGCATTCGGACCAGGGCACCGAGATCGGCACGTGCCTGCTCGCGTTGCCGACGCAGCGTGATCAGTTGTTCGGCCAAGCGATCGCCTTCGAGTTCGGCGCGCAGCACATCCTGTTGGCTGCCGCCCGTCGTGTAGCGGGCTTGGGCAACGGTGATGAGGTCTTCCACCAACTCGGTGTTGTCATCGACGATTCGCACCAGTTCGGTGGCCAGCCAGAGTTCGTAGTACGCCAAGCGAACGGCCTCGACGATCTCACTTTCCTTTCGAGCGACCTCCGCCCGAGCGACTTGGACTTCACGGCATGCGACCTGCCCTCGAGCATCCAGCTTTTCTGGCCAAGGAACCTTTTGGCTGAGTGAGAACTGATGGCCGATGCGTCCGCCAGCGGTCTGCAGGGCTTGGTCGTGGATGGGCCAAAAGGTGTTGCCGACAATGGGGTCTTCGAGCGCTGTGGCTTGTGGAATCCGGTGGGACGCGGCAGCGACCTGTTGTCGAGCGGCGGCAATGGACGGGTGAGATGCCATGGCCGTGGCGATCAGATCGTCGAGCGTGACAGGGGCATCGGGGCTTTCGACATCTGGATCCGCTGTCTCAGCGATGGCTTCATCGAGCCGGTATCCCACCAGCATTGCGTCGGTGGAATCCTCGATGGCAATATCGTGCCCCGAAATCGGCTGAGCAGGTTTAGCCGTCGGACTGGGGGCAATCGAAACGGCCGCGTCCGGCGGAGGCAAAGCTGGCTTGGAGACAACGCAATCGCTAGCTGATCGGCAGCCGGACAGCGTGACCAACAGGGCGAGGAGAAACTTTTGCTTCCGTCGCGGCGGCGATTTTGCTGTTGTTTTTCGCCGCTGGCTCATTCGCGTCGCGCCTAAGGTCCCACTGGTAACAATCTTTACGCTTGAACTCTATTCGGCACCCAGTGATAATGCTGATACTCCATTTGGGGATGTTTCCTCCAGTCGTTACGAATGAACCTCACAATAATCCGCATCGCCGCTACCGCTTGCCTGATCGTCAGCACGACGATTCAGCCAATGGTTGCATTGGCGATGCTGGGAAACTGTGCGGATGAGGTTTGCGAGCAATCGCAGATGTGTCTCGGCTGTGGTTGTTGCGAGGTTCAGTCGTCGAGTGATCGCTGCTGTTGCTGCACTCCGGAAACCGAGCCCGCAAAGCAACCCATCAACGACGACGACCAATCGACCCAGGAAAGCAGCGTTGTTCTTGTCGCCGCAAGTCCTGAGGTATCGCGTTGCACGTGCGGCATCTCACCACCGCCGATGGACCGAACGACTCCCCGCGATCTGGTCGTTCGCGAACGATCGATTCGGCTGTCGATGTTGGATTTTGTCGTCTTGGACGATTCTCCAGCACCTGTAGAACGCCCCAGGGTGATCGACGATTCATTCGGCAGCCGTGCCGATTTCTCACAGCGTGTTCTCTGTGTTTGGCGGATTTAACGAATTTCGAGCGTGAGCGTGCGCGCTCATCTTAACGAAATTCAATGATTCCCAAACTCCTTTGACGGACCAAGTTCCGTCGTTTCCAGAGAGAACTTTCATGCGCTATTTTTTAACTTTCACTGCTCTGCTGCTCGTCTCGGCCACCTTCGTCGGTTGCTCTGAATCGCAAGATACGGCAACGGTGCCGCCGGTGACCGACCCTGCCGAAGCGACGCCTGTCAGCTTTGCCAACACCAAGTGCCCGATCATGGGCGGCAAGCCGACCAAAGAATTGACCGTCGAGTACGACGGCAAGACGATCGGTTTCTGTTGTGACGGATGCCCCGAGAAATGGGCGGAGCTGAGCGACGAAGTCAAGGCGGAAAAGTTCGCCAAGGTCGACGCTCATGCGGCGTCTGAGCAGGCGGAGTCGGCTCACGATGGCGAAGCACACGATCACTCGGCAGACGCCACCAAGTAGGTGGCTCTTTTTCCACACGGCCTGTGAAGCAAGACCGGCGACGGCGTCCCCTCGTGGGATGCGGTCGTCGGCTGCTTCGCTGGATGGAGTGAACCATGAGTGAAAACAATCCAAAGTCCAACTCTGCCCTGAAGTGGCTCGGCCGAACGGTCACGCACGCTTGTGTCTTGCTGGCAGTCTTTGTATTCGGCATCGCGTCGATCGGTTTGGCTCAGCGACTGGGCTGGATTCGTAGCGACAACCAAGTTGCAACGAGCGGCACCTCCGATTCAAACAACGGTGAGACGACCTATACGTGTCCGATGCACCCGCAGATTCGCCAAAACCAGCCTGGCAACTGCCCGATTTGTGCGATGAAGTTGGTGCAGGTTACTGATTCGACAAAGACGCCGACTGCCAAGAATGACGCGCATGCCAGCCACGGCGATGACCGCTACATCTGCCCGATGATGTGTACTCCGGCATCGAGCGAGCCGGGGCGATGCCCGGTTTGTGCGATGAGTTTGGTCAAGGCAACCGGCAACGGTCGTAGCGATGGGATGTCGGTTACCATCGAGCCTGCCGCGCGGCGTTTGATTGGCATTCAAACGGCAACCGCGGAACTCGGACCTGTCTCGCAAACCATTCGCACCATCGGCTCGGTCGACTACGACGAGAGCAAGCTGGCGACCATTTCCGCTTACGTCGGCGGTCGTATCGAAAAACTGTACGCGAACTATGTCGGTGTGCCGGTTGAAAAAGA from Stieleria varia carries:
- a CDS encoding TolC family protein gives rise to the protein MSQRRKTTAKSPPRRKQKFLLALLVTLSGCRSASDCVVSKPALPPPDAAVSIAPSPTAKPAQPISGHDIAIEDSTDAMLVGYRLDEAIAETADPDVESPDAPVTLDDLIATAMASHPSIAAARQQVAAASHRIPQATALEDPIVGNTFWPIHDQALQTAGGRIGHQFSLSQKVPWPEKLDARGQVACREVQVARAEVARKESEIVEAVRLAYYELWLATELVRIVDDNTELVEDLITVAQARYTTGGSQQDVLRAELEGDRLAEQLITLRRQREQARADLGALVRMPVNDTVSTTDDLNVDEVVPQIELLIAQAEHCNPTLQGLAAEIARDRAKESLACLQQYPDFQLGLGYSIVSDDHDVISPVANGHDNINFSLGVTLPIWRDKINAGISEAAHNRSSTALRREAERDRLRGTLRRQVAAAYAAVEQLELLRTRLIPRTEQTLTLSTADYQNKKADFTDLVATYRELLALQVQVARTQATLASTLAQMERAVGCPS